The following coding sequences lie in one Benincasa hispida cultivar B227 chromosome 6, ASM972705v1, whole genome shotgun sequence genomic window:
- the LOC120079209 gene encoding uncharacterized protein LOC120079209: MAKGGAQKKDVAVAIDKDKCSQNALKWTIERLLSKGQMVTLLHVKQKPSSSAQPMTNLSADLDLDEAALNKQQTDNHARDQFFLPFRCICTRSNVSFSPSPSNYI, from the exons ATGGCGAAAGGAGGAGCTCAAAAGAAGGATGTGGCGGTGGCGATCGACAAAGACAAATGCAGTCAAAACGCTTTGAAATGGACAATCGAACGCCTTCTGAGCAAAGGCCAAATGGTTACTCTGCTTCATGTTAAACAGAAACCGTCTTCTTCAGCGCAACCGA TGACGAATCTGAGTGCGGATTTGGATCTGGATGAAGCGGCTTTGAATAAACAGCAGACTGATAATCATGCTAGAGATCAGTTCTTCCTTCCCTTTCGTTGCATTTGCACAAGAAGCAATGTCAGTTTCTCTCCATCGCCCTcaaactatatataa